From one Henriciella marina DSM 19595 genomic stretch:
- a CDS encoding M20/M25/M40 family metallo-hydrolase: MAALVAACSQPSDTEAPATTPEQDEAATETASISTENLSDIVKTLASDEFEGRAPGTVGETRTVEYLIDKFEEIGLEPGGRDGGWTDPVTLVHSRVVDLRTLNVQSSETTLDMRQGRDIAISSANPRETIEITDAPIVFVGFGASAPERDWDDYGDIDLTGKVALFLVNDPDFGVAEDDPVAGRFGGNRMTYYGRWVYKFEEAARRGAAAALVIHETEAAGYGWNVAASGPGENYAVASDGSGKPSVDLQGWLHLDMAKQWMEVAGQDLDALRTAARSEDFEAFTLEGLTFNADLGLEVERIESQNVLGKITGTERPDETIMLSGHWDAYGKGIADEQGRTVMPGANDDALGMAGIMEIARVLKAGEPLERTVVIAAWTAEERGLLGSEAYAQDPIYPLETTVANFTLDILNTAGPAKDVIQVGEGQSELEDMMAEAADAQGRYVSPEGLPQNGLFYRADHFSLARRGVPVILIMGIAGGPDLVEGGREAGAEWVAGYIANRYHNQNDAWDPDWDLRGAAQDVELILDMTRTLANSTKWPAIKETSEFVDIRAESAATRD, encoded by the coding sequence ATGGCAGCCCTCGTCGCCGCCTGCTCGCAGCCCTCTGACACCGAGGCACCCGCCACAACGCCAGAGCAAGACGAGGCGGCCACAGAAACCGCCTCGATCAGCACCGAGAACCTCTCCGACATCGTGAAGACGCTTGCTTCTGACGAGTTCGAGGGCCGCGCACCCGGCACGGTCGGCGAAACCAGGACGGTCGAATATCTCATCGACAAGTTCGAGGAGATCGGCCTTGAGCCGGGCGGGCGCGATGGCGGCTGGACCGACCCTGTCACCCTCGTCCATTCCCGCGTCGTCGACCTTCGCACGCTCAACGTCCAGTCCAGCGAGACCACGCTCGACATGCGCCAGGGCCGCGACATTGCGATCAGCTCCGCCAATCCGCGCGAGACGATTGAAATCACTGACGCGCCGATTGTCTTTGTCGGCTTCGGCGCCAGCGCGCCAGAACGCGACTGGGACGATTATGGCGACATCGATCTCACAGGCAAAGTCGCCCTCTTCCTCGTCAACGATCCCGATTTCGGCGTCGCAGAGGATGACCCGGTCGCGGGCCGTTTCGGCGGCAACCGGATGACCTATTATGGCCGCTGGGTCTACAAGTTCGAGGAGGCCGCCCGCCGCGGCGCCGCCGCTGCCCTGGTCATCCATGAAACAGAAGCCGCAGGCTATGGCTGGAACGTCGCCGCCTCCGGTCCGGGCGAAAATTACGCGGTCGCGAGCGATGGGTCCGGCAAGCCTTCGGTCGACCTGCAAGGCTGGCTCCACCTCGACATGGCGAAGCAATGGATGGAAGTTGCCGGTCAGGACCTCGACGCCCTTCGTACCGCCGCCCGCAGCGAGGACTTCGAAGCCTTCACCCTCGAGGGCCTGACCTTCAACGCCGACCTTGGTCTGGAGGTCGAACGCATCGAGAGCCAGAACGTCCTCGGCAAGATCACTGGCACAGAGCGTCCTGACGAAACCATCATGCTGTCCGGCCACTGGGACGCCTATGGCAAGGGCATCGCCGACGAGCAGGGCCGCACCGTCATGCCCGGCGCAAATGACGACGCCCTTGGCATGGCAGGCATCATGGAAATCGCCCGCGTCCTGAAAGCGGGTGAACCGCTGGAGCGCACTGTCGTCATTGCTGCATGGACTGCTGAAGAACGCGGCCTTCTTGGCTCAGAGGCCTATGCGCAGGACCCGATCTATCCGCTCGAAACCACGGTCGCGAACTTCACCCTCGACATTCTCAACACGGCTGGTCCCGCAAAGGATGTCATCCAGGTCGGTGAGGGCCAGAGCGAGCTTGAAGACATGATGGCCGAAGCCGCAGACGCCCAGGGCCGCTATGTCTCGCCCGAAGGCCTGCCGCAGAATGGCCTCTTCTATCGCGCAGACCACTTCTCGCTCGCCCGGCGCGGCGTGCCGGTCATCCTCATCATGGGGATCGCAGGCGGGCCGGACCTCGTCGAGGGCGGCCGCGAAGCAGGCGCCGAATGGGTCGCTGGCTACATCGCCAACCGCTACCACAACCAGAATGACGCCTGGGACCCGGACTGGGACCTTCGCGGCGCCGCGCAGGATGTTGAGCTTATCCTCGACATGACCCGCACCCTCGCCAACAGCACGAAATGGCCCGCGATCAAGGAGACGTCAGAGTTCGTCGACATTCGCGCTGAAAGCGCCGCCACCCGCGACTAG
- the guaB gene encoding IMP dehydrogenase produces the protein MKIRQAITFDDVLLQPGPSEVMPANVDTSTWLTRSIPLNIPLLSAAMDTVTEARLAIAMAQAGGIGVVHRNLTVEEQAGQVMQVKKYESGVVMNPITIAPTASLKELNDIKARTGFSGVPVVEADGTVVGIITNRDTRFVDDPNGKVAEFMTRNVVSVTMEEPIEAARQLLHKHRIERLVITDEAGKCVGLLTVKDMEKAQLNPNAAKDAQGRLRVAAASTVGDAGFERTQALIEAGVDAVVIDTAHGHSQSVLDAVARVKKLSNSVQVIAGNVATAAATKALIDVGADAIKVGIGPGSICTTRIVAGVGVPQLTAIEDCAEAAQATGTPIIADGGIKFSGDFAKAMAAGASTAMMGSAFAGTEEAPGEVFLFQGRSYKAYRGMGSLGAMSRGSADRYFQKEVSNDKLVPEGIEGQVPFKGPIGNIVHQMVGGLRAAMGYVGAKTIEELHQKAEFVQITGAGLSESHVHDVMMTREAPNYSVGR, from the coding sequence ATGAAAATCCGCCAAGCGATCACTTTCGACGACGTGCTTCTGCAGCCCGGCCCGAGCGAGGTTATGCCGGCCAATGTGGACACGTCGACCTGGCTCACCCGGTCCATTCCGCTGAACATTCCGCTTCTGTCCGCTGCGATGGACACCGTTACCGAGGCGCGCCTTGCCATTGCGATGGCGCAGGCTGGCGGCATCGGCGTCGTTCATCGCAACCTGACGGTCGAAGAGCAGGCCGGGCAGGTCATGCAGGTGAAGAAGTATGAAAGCGGCGTGGTGATGAACCCCATCACCATCGCCCCGACGGCCAGCCTGAAAGAGCTGAACGACATCAAGGCGCGGACCGGTTTCTCCGGCGTGCCGGTTGTCGAGGCAGACGGCACCGTCGTCGGCATCATCACCAATCGCGATACGCGCTTTGTCGACGACCCGAATGGGAAAGTCGCTGAGTTCATGACCCGCAATGTCGTGTCGGTCACGATGGAAGAGCCGATCGAGGCAGCCCGCCAGCTTCTCCACAAGCACCGTATCGAGCGGCTGGTCATTACCGATGAGGCGGGCAAGTGCGTCGGCCTGCTGACGGTCAAGGATATGGAAAAGGCGCAGCTTAACCCGAACGCAGCCAAGGATGCGCAGGGGCGCCTGCGCGTTGCGGCGGCGTCCACGGTGGGCGATGCGGGCTTTGAGCGCACGCAAGCGCTGATCGAGGCGGGCGTCGATGCCGTCGTGATCGATACCGCGCATGGGCATTCGCAATCTGTGCTGGATGCGGTAGCGCGTGTGAAGAAGCTGTCGAACTCGGTGCAGGTCATCGCGGGCAATGTCGCGACGGCGGCGGCGACGAAAGCCCTGATCGATGTCGGCGCCGATGCGATCAAGGTCGGCATCGGGCCGGGTTCCATCTGTACGACGCGGATCGTGGCGGGCGTCGGCGTGCCGCAGCTCACCGCGATCGAGGATTGCGCAGAGGCCGCGCAGGCGACGGGTACGCCGATCATTGCCGACGGCGGGATCAAATTCTCCGGCGACTTTGCGAAAGCCATGGCGGCAGGCGCATCAACGGCGATGATGGGCTCTGCCTTTGCAGGCACCGAAGAGGCGCCGGGCGAGGTGTTCCTCTTCCAGGGGCGCAGCTACAAGGCGTATCGTGGCATGGGATCCCTCGGCGCGATGTCACGCGGGTCGGCGGACCGGTATTTCCAGAAGGAAGTCTCCAACGACAAGCTGGTACCTGAAGGCATTGAAGGCCAGGTGCCGTTCAAAGGCCCGATCGGCAATATCGTCCACCAGATGGTCGGCGGACTTCGGGCCGCGATGGGCTATGTCGGCGCAAAGACGATCGAAGAGCTGCACCAGAAGGCAGAGTTCGTGCAGATTACCGGCGCGGGCCTTTCAGAGAGCCACGTCCACGACGTCATGATGACGCGGGAAGCCCCGAACTATTCGGTTGGGCGGTAG
- a CDS encoding sensor histidine kinase: MLKDAVMPRFTGPEELRTELFQLLANDSRAVGLVLQHCFDGVFYWDLKDFSRQFVGPRFWEMLGIDAESEDAKDWHNRVHAEDRQNFYLAIEEAIQKPDVGIDQIVRYRMANGEWLHIRTRGIVILDDGGLPLRLLVLNSDVSDHVSLEASERASRQQLEQALRDKQISEEELQFIFDAIPLQVFYKDDQNIILRANKLAAENLGMNAEDLKGADTYDLFPDMAAKYHEDDLKVIDSGVPELGIVEAYAPKDRPTGWVKTDKIPMRFADGSRTLLVVAADITELKEQSARLEKLSEASSQFASIAAHDLRSPLRQTRALMDMLLGEVREAGVELSEDGAFALDHITVSLNKMEKMVSDLHMLSKLESRSVERLPVDINVVMERVQRAHEGLLAQANANITIASIPQVTGSERLVEYVLSNLVRNACNFRRGDNVNISLHAELDVPNQRQKIYFSDDGIGVPEGQRKRIFEPFARLEAGKTGEGTGLGLAIVSRIMTAHGGDVSIDSSYKSGTRFILRFPVTGVLGHGS; encoded by the coding sequence ATGCTCAAAGACGCTGTGATGCCCCGATTCACGGGGCCCGAAGAGTTGCGGACTGAGCTGTTTCAGTTGCTCGCAAACGACTCTCGCGCGGTCGGTCTCGTGCTGCAGCACTGTTTCGACGGCGTTTTCTATTGGGACCTGAAAGACTTCTCACGCCAGTTCGTTGGCCCGAGGTTCTGGGAAATGCTCGGGATCGATGCAGAGTCGGAAGATGCCAAAGACTGGCATAACCGTGTTCATGCGGAGGATCGACAAAATTTCTACCTGGCCATTGAGGAAGCGATCCAGAAGCCGGACGTCGGGATCGACCAGATCGTCCGTTATCGCATGGCCAATGGAGAATGGCTTCATATTCGCACGCGCGGCATAGTCATTCTCGATGATGGCGGCTTACCTTTGCGGCTACTCGTCCTCAACAGCGACGTCAGCGACCATGTTTCACTCGAAGCGTCCGAGCGCGCCAGTCGCCAGCAACTCGAACAGGCCTTGCGCGACAAACAGATCTCCGAAGAAGAGCTGCAGTTCATCTTTGATGCGATACCGCTTCAGGTCTTTTACAAGGATGACCAGAACATCATCCTGCGCGCGAACAAACTCGCAGCAGAAAACCTCGGGATGAACGCGGAAGACCTCAAGGGCGCCGATACCTACGACCTCTTCCCCGATATGGCCGCCAAATACCACGAGGATGATCTAAAGGTCATCGACAGCGGCGTGCCGGAACTGGGCATTGTCGAGGCCTATGCACCGAAAGACCGGCCCACAGGCTGGGTCAAGACGGACAAGATCCCGATGCGCTTCGCAGACGGCAGCCGGACACTGCTCGTCGTGGCGGCTGATATCACCGAACTCAAGGAGCAATCGGCCAGGCTTGAGAAACTGTCTGAAGCGTCCAGTCAGTTCGCATCGATTGCCGCCCATGACCTTCGAAGTCCGCTGCGCCAGACCCGCGCCCTGATGGACATGTTGCTCGGAGAGGTGCGCGAGGCGGGCGTCGAGCTTTCAGAGGATGGTGCATTCGCGCTGGACCACATCACCGTCAGCCTCAACAAGATGGAGAAGATGGTCTCCGATCTGCACATGCTCTCCAAGCTCGAAAGCCGATCGGTCGAGCGACTTCCTGTCGACATAAATGTCGTGATGGAGCGCGTACAACGCGCGCATGAAGGTCTTCTGGCCCAAGCCAATGCGAACATTACCATCGCCTCGATACCGCAGGTCACTGGGTCAGAACGGCTTGTCGAATATGTCTTGTCAAACCTTGTGCGAAACGCCTGCAACTTCCGCAGGGGCGACAACGTGAATATCAGTCTTCACGCAGAGCTCGACGTACCGAACCAGCGCCAGAAAATCTACTTCAGCGATGACGGAATTGGCGTTCCTGAGGGCCAGCGGAAACGCATATTCGAACCATTTGCGCGCCTGGAAGCTGGTAAGACAGGGGAAGGGACCGGCCTCGGTCTCGCTATCGTATCGCGCATCATGACTGCGCATGGCGGCGACGTTTCTATTGATTCTTCCTACAAATCGGGCACTAGGTTCATCCTGAGGTTTCCCGTGACAGGAGTATTGGGCCATGGCTCGTGA
- a CDS encoding PrnB family protein, whose amino-acid sequence MPKLKPLDQYDISRDRGFLCRYDAGAVTLPAELQPAVDAAMALPHSIVTGRVREILARLPVIDLTRFCKAATDEQIRKAFVHYTFMIQSWVWGEREVPTSLPECLAKPGWQLADALDSKPLLTYATYVLDNWAKLDADGPVDLSNVYMVQPFLSGGDEAWFVLVHVAIEARAGDMLATIPEVIDACEANDAAAVAAGLKRISDGWDAVNAIFDRMPERCDPYIYFNRVRPYIHGWKDNPALGDGLVYEGVPAGENKPQAFRGQTGSQSSIVPTMDAFFSIGHADDPLRHFLEELHAYRPTGHRAFIEDVRAASSLRDWVSQHGDATIRQLYNDNVMKLARFRTRHLEYAATYINKQAGNSPGNDIDVGTGGTPFMKYLKKHRDEAEAHLLDVEKERVS is encoded by the coding sequence ATGCCGAAGCTCAAACCACTCGACCAGTACGACATCTCTCGTGATCGCGGCTTTCTCTGCCGCTATGATGCCGGCGCCGTCACACTTCCGGCAGAGCTGCAGCCTGCCGTGGACGCGGCCATGGCTCTGCCCCACTCCATCGTGACCGGCCGCGTGCGGGAAATCCTCGCCCGTCTGCCTGTCATTGACCTCACCCGGTTCTGCAAGGCCGCCACAGATGAGCAGATCCGCAAGGCTTTCGTCCATTACACGTTCATGATCCAGTCCTGGGTCTGGGGTGAGCGCGAGGTGCCAACCTCCTTGCCTGAATGTCTTGCAAAGCCTGGCTGGCAGCTGGCCGACGCGCTCGATTCCAAACCGTTGCTGACCTATGCCACCTATGTCCTCGACAACTGGGCCAAGCTGGATGCGGACGGCCCCGTCGATCTCTCGAACGTCTACATGGTCCAGCCCTTCCTCTCTGGCGGAGATGAGGCGTGGTTTGTGCTTGTCCACGTGGCGATTGAGGCGCGCGCAGGCGACATGCTCGCGACCATTCCTGAAGTCATAGACGCCTGCGAAGCCAATGACGCCGCCGCCGTCGCTGCAGGCTTGAAGCGCATATCAGACGGCTGGGATGCGGTGAACGCAATCTTCGACCGCATGCCGGAGCGCTGCGATCCCTACATCTATTTCAACCGCGTGCGGCCCTACATTCATGGCTGGAAAGACAATCCGGCCCTCGGCGATGGCCTTGTCTATGAGGGCGTTCCGGCTGGCGAGAACAAACCTCAGGCCTTCCGCGGGCAGACAGGCTCGCAATCCTCCATCGTGCCGACCATGGACGCATTCTTCTCCATCGGTCATGCAGATGATCCGCTACGTCACTTCCTCGAAGAACTTCACGCTTACCGCCCGACCGGCCACCGCGCCTTTATCGAGGATGTCCGCGCCGCTTCTTCCTTGCGCGACTGGGTCAGCCAGCACGGCGATGCAACCATCCGTCAGCTCTACAATGACAACGTCATGAAACTTGCGCGCTTCCGCACCCGCCACCTCGAATACGCCGCCACCTACATCAACAAACAGGCTGGCAATTCACCGGGCAACGACATCGATGTCGGCACCGGCGGCACGCCCTTCATGAAGTACCTCAAAAAGCACCGGGACGAAGCCGAAGCCCATCTGCTCGACGTCGAAAAGGAACGCGTGAGCTAG
- a CDS encoding class I SAM-dependent methyltransferase has protein sequence MRRGAISLEGFEQKFEADADPWQTWDSRYEAVKRASLAKAIGPGPYGRGLEIAAGNGSNTLMIANRTRRLIATEGAPAGAELVRKAVHAQPHVEVVLHDVAERLPAQAFDLIVISELLYYLGRKPFGMLAREVSRTLQPGGRLVLLHHVENFSDRARPANSVHRDFADLLECPLIKRRQIIARRWRAESWDRAQSQEGLAGHGWA, from the coding sequence ATGAGACGCGGCGCCATCTCTCTGGAAGGCTTCGAGCAGAAGTTCGAGGCAGATGCCGACCCCTGGCAAACCTGGGACAGCAGGTATGAAGCCGTCAAGCGCGCTTCTCTCGCAAAAGCGATAGGGCCGGGGCCGTATGGACGGGGGCTGGAGATCGCGGCGGGGAATGGCTCCAACACGCTGATGATCGCCAACAGGACGCGCCGCCTCATCGCGACAGAAGGGGCGCCAGCTGGCGCAGAGCTTGTCCGCAAAGCTGTGCACGCGCAGCCGCACGTAGAGGTCGTCCTTCATGATGTCGCTGAGAGGCTCCCCGCGCAGGCGTTCGACCTCATCGTGATCTCTGAATTGCTGTATTACCTTGGCCGCAAGCCCTTCGGAATGCTGGCACGGGAAGTCTCCCGCACCTTGCAACCCGGCGGCCGCCTCGTCCTCCTGCACCATGTCGAAAATTTCTCAGATCGCGCCCGGCCTGCGAACAGCGTTCACCGTGATTTTGCGGACTTGCTCGAATGCCCGCTCATCAAGCGGCGGCAGATTATCGCGCGTCGGTGGCGCGCGGAGAGCTGGGATCGCGCACAGAGCCAGGAAGGTCTGGCGGGTCACGGATGGGCGTGA
- a CDS encoding PIG-L deacetylase family protein has product MPAFEGKRVLVVSPHPDDETIAAFGVIHRAARDAANVHVIVVTDGAASHDSARWPPQRLAAQRECETLAAMRRAGLGRNDVTFLRHADSGLASLNEAGKRRLVKGLRRGPMPDYVFRPSAQDYHADHKVVARACESAWPAGVRQFAYLVWPEKGGDFRPRHALTLGPVKTMKLAAIRDYRSQTGMIDDDPGGFSMDRAMISSFCPPTEVFAEQ; this is encoded by the coding sequence TTGCCAGCTTTCGAGGGCAAGCGGGTGCTGGTCGTCTCACCGCATCCCGACGACGAGACGATCGCGGCGTTCGGTGTCATCCACCGCGCGGCGCGGGACGCGGCGAACGTACACGTGATTGTGGTGACCGACGGCGCCGCCTCGCATGACAGTGCCCGGTGGCCGCCGCAGCGACTGGCCGCGCAGCGCGAATGCGAAACGCTTGCGGCGATGCGCCGGGCGGGACTTGGCCGCAATGATGTGACCTTCCTGCGCCATGCAGACAGTGGTCTGGCGAGCCTGAACGAGGCAGGCAAGCGGCGGCTGGTGAAGGGGCTTCGGCGCGGGCCGATGCCCGACTATGTGTTCCGGCCATCTGCTCAGGACTACCATGCAGACCACAAGGTCGTCGCGCGGGCCTGCGAATCAGCCTGGCCTGCAGGCGTTCGCCAGTTTGCTTATCTGGTCTGGCCGGAAAAGGGCGGCGATTTCAGGCCGCGCCATGCGCTGACGCTTGGGCCGGTGAAGACAATGAAGCTTGCTGCCATCAGGGATTACCGCAGCCAGACAGGGATGATTGACGACGATCCGGGCGGGTTCTCAATGGACAGAGCGATGATATCCAGCTTCTGCCCGCCCACAGAGGTCTTCGCCGAACAATGA
- a CDS encoding response regulator, with product MSDFRSFDSGLDDAFMPNAHLKVAVIEDDPVDAFLMKILVKEIGGWLGVVECFASVDELLAVDAPTFDVIVLDRMLGDGSLSEGRIRELRAACPDAGLVMHTNALTPSLRACAIHEGAFAVMEKGSLEPEDMWLLLQSAAVLGPKLARPLS from the coding sequence ATGAGTGATTTCAGAAGTTTCGATTCCGGTCTCGATGATGCCTTCATGCCGAACGCACATCTGAAGGTCGCGGTTATCGAGGATGATCCGGTGGATGCGTTTCTGATGAAGATCCTGGTCAAGGAGATCGGCGGCTGGCTCGGCGTTGTCGAGTGTTTCGCCAGTGTCGATGAGCTGCTGGCGGTCGATGCGCCGACGTTTGACGTCATCGTGCTGGACCGGATGCTGGGCGATGGCAGCCTGTCAGAGGGTCGGATCAGGGAGCTGCGCGCGGCGTGTCCGGATGCGGGGCTGGTGATGCATACAAATGCGCTTACGCCGTCGCTGCGCGCGTGCGCCATTCACGAAGGCGCCTTTGCCGTTATGGAAAAGGGGTCGCTGGAGCCGGAAGACATGTGGTTGCTCTTGCAGTCGGCCGCCGTTCTGGGGCCGAAGCTTGCAAGGCCGCTTAGCTAA
- a CDS encoding amidase — protein sequence MTIENYSELDATALAGMVRSGEVSALEVLEEAIARVEAYNPKLNAITYKAYDEARAAATGGGLADGPFRGVPFLIKDIASPVKGWPQTSGSRFLSDDIAPEDGALTRRFREAGLNLFGKTNTPEFGITGTTEGAFHGPCRNPWNTDYITGGSSGGAAASVAAGVLPMAHASDGLGSIRIPAACCGLFGMKTTRDRNPNSSYDDAAAIGMTVEHVVSRSVRDSAALLDATGYPEPGAPFAYPGKERQYAEEVGAPVGRLRVAFHSETPSGRPVAPEIRAALEETAKLLEALGHDVEERGLGVDYRRLYLAQRAVSGSNFAATVDGLIAAKGREPEAEEMEALTWRNYRGSKHLTGSEAMAGWATLRSMSREILSRHETYDVILSPVLAEGVPKIGEVDPVNMAPRDVDRRQAEVFPFTPPQNFTGQPAMSVPMGRDGNGLPIGMMFAGRYGDEGTLFRLAAQLEEARPWQAVRPPLWG from the coding sequence ATGACCATCGAGAATTACTCGGAACTTGATGCCACCGCGCTGGCGGGGATGGTGCGCTCTGGTGAGGTGAGTGCGCTGGAGGTGCTGGAGGAGGCGATTGCCCGCGTGGAAGCGTATAATCCGAAGCTCAATGCGATCACCTACAAGGCCTATGACGAGGCGCGGGCGGCGGCGACTGGCGGCGGGCTGGCGGATGGTCCGTTCCGGGGTGTGCCTTTCCTGATCAAGGATATTGCGAGCCCGGTGAAGGGCTGGCCGCAGACGAGCGGGTCCCGCTTTTTAAGCGATGACATCGCGCCCGAAGACGGTGCGCTGACCCGGCGCTTTCGCGAGGCGGGGCTGAACCTGTTCGGCAAGACCAATACGCCTGAATTCGGGATCACCGGCACGACGGAGGGCGCGTTTCACGGACCCTGCCGCAACCCCTGGAACACCGACTATATCACGGGCGGATCGTCTGGCGGGGCGGCAGCGAGCGTGGCGGCGGGCGTGCTACCCATGGCGCATGCGAGTGACGGGCTCGGCTCTATCCGCATTCCGGCGGCGTGCTGCGGCCTCTTTGGCATGAAGACGACGCGCGATCGCAACCCGAACTCTTCCTATGATGATGCGGCCGCGATTGGCATGACGGTGGAGCATGTCGTCTCTCGCAGTGTGCGAGATAGCGCGGCGCTGCTCGATGCGACGGGGTATCCGGAGCCCGGGGCGCCCTTTGCCTATCCGGGCAAGGAGAGGCAGTATGCCGAGGAAGTGGGCGCGCCGGTCGGGCGGCTGCGGGTGGCTTTCCATTCGGAGACGCCGAGCGGGCGGCCTGTGGCGCCGGAGATCCGTGCGGCGCTGGAGGAGACGGCAAAGCTGCTCGAGGCGCTTGGCCATGATGTCGAGGAGCGGGGGCTTGGCGTTGATTACCGGCGGCTCTACCTCGCGCAGCGGGCTGTCTCTGGCAGCAACTTTGCGGCGACGGTGGACGGGCTGATCGCGGCGAAGGGGCGTGAACCGGAGGCCGAAGAGATGGAGGCGCTGACCTGGCGCAACTATCGCGGCTCCAAGCACCTGACGGGGTCTGAGGCGATGGCGGGCTGGGCGACGCTGCGCAGCATGAGCCGGGAGATCCTGTCGCGGCATGAGACGTATGACGTGATCCTGTCGCCTGTGCTGGCAGAGGGCGTGCCGAAGATTGGCGAGGTTGATCCGGTGAATATGGCGCCGCGCGATGTCGACCGGCGTCAGGCCGAGGTGTTCCCGTTCACGCCGCCGCAGAACTTTACCGGCCAGCCGGCCATGTCCGTGCCTATGGGGCGCGATGGCAATGGCCTGCCGATCGGGATGATGTTTGCCGGGCGGTATGGCGATGAGGGGACGCTGTTCCGGCTGGCGGCGCAGCTGGAAGAAGCGCGGCCGTGGCAGGCGGTGCGCCCGCCGCTCTGGGGCTAG
- a CDS encoding response regulator: MARELNVLVVDDDPIDQRLLSSALRKCSDDIRIRTADGGLEALDAFSKDDLPDLVVTDIKMPGIDGHQLVDLIRGTPRYCCIPVVAYSTSMDEQDVRNAYMEGANAYIVKPSSQADYLEVGRAIVDFWTKTAELPRLS, from the coding sequence ATGGCTCGTGAACTGAACGTTCTTGTGGTTGACGACGATCCGATCGATCAGAGGCTGTTAAGTTCTGCACTGCGCAAGTGTAGTGACGACATCCGGATCCGGACTGCCGATGGCGGACTGGAGGCGCTCGATGCCTTCTCAAAGGATGACCTGCCCGACCTTGTCGTAACGGACATCAAGATGCCGGGTATCGATGGTCACCAGCTGGTCGACCTCATTCGCGGCACGCCCCGATACTGCTGTATTCCGGTGGTCGCCTACTCGACGTCCATGGACGAACAGGATGTTCGCAACGCCTATATGGAGGGCGCGAACGCATACATCGTGAAGCCATCGTCTCAGGCAGATTATCTCGAAGTTGGCCGTGCGATTGTGGACTTCTGGACCAAGACCGCGGAACTCCCACGCCTTAGCTAA